The Podospora pseudopauciseta strain CBS 411.78 chromosome 7 map unlocalized CBS411.78m_7.2, whole genome shotgun sequence genome contains a region encoding:
- a CDS encoding uncharacterized protein (COG:S; EggNog:ENOG503P4FY) translates to MASQATVPTPLASTSTVMNTDSGRLLVSPPQNSETAPPRRYQELSSRVLDGGIAVGIAVVAQLLMAGIQGVLNVNSNKVEFPPSVVAMAAIFGLFCACGCIFPGAEDFYRNHLKRPADLLNRHMSIGFTIPFLMICKGSLTDVWVIGPIIGCFVLTGLFNTVLSYVLALPLQCLMVRWDSGSWSSSDIEKGSPTTEKERQNPKLRSPVKSVCDSMDTEDFSLGVPPPESMTPDSKASPTHPLSFSTSAKLWCLANPMLLLMWTLTLTIGLPLRVCLALDTPLSTLLLFALWLSTLAIQSSLKTSPYLRPFARTLLSGLFNAVFWTSLTMAAYLLLDGHLSSRPFQAMLTTLESHNPFSSALLNSFSVPLTAGDVALSILNAGLVSWGLKLYEYRLQLLSRAGLTVFTVSSLIALGNVSCGPLLAHTMGVAPQGRALAFAARSVTLALGNPVLDTLSADKSLNAAMVVISGIVYQMSLGLGVGRFLEKHLVNIGGRDDHTNDTTTTITTSKGENDPRTVAAGVAVGINAAAMGTAYLYETKSEAAPYSALSMMALGIMTVVFSTIGPLVSWVLGSVGA, encoded by the exons ATGGCTTCACAAGCAACCGTTCCAACGCCTCTCGCATCTACTTCCACAGTCATGAACACCGACTCAGGCCGGTTACTTGTATCGCCACCCCAGAACTCTGAAACGGCACCCCCACGGCGGTATCAGGAGCTATCATCCCGAGTTTTGGATGGTGGGATTGCTGTTGGGATTGCGGTGGTGGCTCAGTTGTTGATGGCTGGAATCCAGGGGGTGTTGAAcgtcaacagcaacaaggtCGAATTTCCTCCATCAGTTGTAGCAATGGCGGCTATTTTTGGGCTGTTTTGTGCGTGCGGGTGTATCTTCCCAGGTGCAGAGGACTTTTACCGGAACCACCTCAAGAGACCG gccgacctcctcaaccggCACATGTCTATTGGTTTCACGATTCCATTTCTTATGATCTGCAAGGGCTCGCTCACAGATGTCTGGGTTATTGGGCCGATTATTGGTTGCTTCG TCCTCACCGGCCTTTTCAACACAGTTTTGTCCTATGTGCTAGCTCTTCCACTTCAATGCCTCATGGTGCGGTGGGACTCTGGCAGCTGGTCTTCGTCAGACATCGAAAAGGGGTCACCAACAACTGAAAAAGAGAGACAGAACCCTAAACTTCGTTCACCAGTCAAATCAGTATGCGATTCCATGGACACAGAGGACTTTTCTTTGGGTGTCCCCCCGCCTGAATCGATGACCCCTGATTCAAAGGCCTCGCCAACTCACCCTCTATCGTTTTCAACATCAGCTAAACTCTGGTGTCTTGCAAACCCAATGCTCCTTCTCATGTGGACCTTGACTCTCACCATTGGCCTACCTCTCCGCGTCTGCCTTGCTCTCGATACACCACTATCCACCTTACTGCTATTCGCCCTTTGGCTTTCAACTTTAGCCATTCAATCATCGCTCAAAACCTCCCCTTACCTCCGCCCATTCGCCCGCACACTCCTCTCAGGCCTCTTCAACGCCGTCTTCTGGACCTCCCTCACAATGGCAgcctacctcctcctcgacggccacctctcctcccgcccCTTCCAAGCCATGCTCACAACCCTCGAAAGCCACAACCCTTTCTCCAGCGCGCTCCTCAACAGCTTTTCCGTCCCTCTCACAGCAGGGGACGtcgccctctccatcctcaacgCCGGCCTCGTATCCTGGGGCCTCAAACTCTACGAATACCGCCTCCAGCTCTTGTCTCGCGCAGGACTAACAGTATTCACCGTCTCGTCCCTCATCGCCCTAGGTAACGTCTCCTGcggccccctcctcgcccacacAATGGGCGTCGCCCCCCAAGGCCGCGCCCTGGCCTTCGCCGCACGGAGCGTGACCCTCGCGCTAGGCAATCCCGTGCTCGACACCCTATCAGCAGACAAGTCCCTCAACGCAGCAATGGTGGTCATAAGCGGGATCGTCTATCAAATGTCGCTCGGGCTTGGTGTCGGCCGGTTTTTGGAAAAGCATCTTGTTAACATTGGGGGCCGCGATGATCACACCAacgataccaccaccaccatcaccaccagcaaagGGGAAAACGACCCCCGAACCGTCGCGGCAGGCGTAGCAGTGGGCATCAACGCTGCAGCAATGGGGACTGCCTATCTCTACGAGACGAAAAGCGAGGCGGCGCCGTATTCGGCCCTGTCGATGATGGCGCTGGGGATCATGACGGTGGTATTTTCGACGATTGGGCCGCTGGTGTCgtgggtgttggggagtGTGGGTGCCTAG
- the pin1 gene encoding peptidyl-prolyl cis-trans isomerase Pin1 (BUSCO:EOG09264PI4; EggNog:ENOG503P1QY; COG:O) — protein MNGNQQETGLPPHWEVRHSNSKNLPYYFNSVDRTSRWEPPAGTDPEKLKVYMATYHSAKAPLPTGDAQSGKIRAAHLLVKHRDSRRASSWKEAEITRSKEEAMSIIKAHEQRIKSGEITLGELALSESDCSSARKRGDLGYFGRGDMQKEFEDAAFALQKGEISGVVDTASGLHLIERLE, from the exons ATGAACGGC AACCAGCAAGAAACcggcctcccccctcacTGGGAGGTCCGTCACTCCAACTCCAAGAACCTGCCCTACTACTTCAATTCCGTGGACCGCACCTCGAGGTGGGAACCCCCCGCCGGCACCGACcccgagaagctcaaggtgTACATGGCGACCTACCACTCGGCCAAGGCGCCTCTTCCCACCGGCGACGCCCAGTCCGGCAAGATCAGGGCGGCGCATTTGCTGGTCAAGCACAGGGACAGTCGCCGGGCGTCCAGCTGGAAGGAG GCCGAAATCACCCGGTCCAAGGAGGAAGCCATGTCGATTATCAAGGCACACGAGCAGAGGATCAAGAGTGGGGAGATCACCTTGGGGGAGTTGGCCCTGTCGGAATCAGACTGTAGCTCGGCGCGCAAGAGGGGCGACCTGGGTTATTTCGGACGCGGGGACATGCAGAAGGAATTTGAGGATGCTGCTTTTGCGCTGCAGAAGGGAGAGATCTCGGGGGTGGTTGACACGGCGAGTGGGTTGCACTTGATTGAGAG ACTTGAGTAG
- a CDS encoding uncharacterized protein (EggNog:ENOG503P7EY; BUSCO:EOG092654O3; COG:K), which produces MASSPAPSASGEQSQLHGQKPLEQITFRFCSECSNMLYPKEDEADRKLMFTCRTCNFSEEATSSCIFRNVLNNAAGETAGVTQDVGSDPTLPREQRTCPSCNHGEAVFFQSQQRSAETGMKLFYVCCYCGNIYQ; this is translated from the exons ATGGCTTCATCACCAGCCCCTTCAGCTTCGGGCGAGCAATCGCAGCTCCATGGCCAGAAGCCCCTTGAGCAAATCACGTTCCGTTTCTGCTCGGAATGCAGCAACATGCTCTACCCCAAGGAAGATGAGGCCGATCGCAAGCTCATGTTCACCTGCCGCACTTGCAACTTCTCCGAAGAGGCCACCTCGTCGTGCATCTTTCGCAATGTCCTCAACAATGCCGCTGGCGAGACGGCCGGCGTGACGCAGGACGTTGGCTCTGATCCTACG CTGCCAAGAGAACAGCGCACTTGCCCCTCTTGCAACCATGGGGAGGCTGTCTTCTTTCAGTCTCAACAGCGAAGCGCTGAAACAGGAATG AAACTCTTTTATGTGTGCTGCTATTGCGGTAACATTTACCAATGA
- the mrpl38 gene encoding 54S ribosomal protein L38, mitochondrial (BUSCO:EOG09265HP0; EggNog:ENOG503P2X8; COG:J), which translates to MIQLKSMLNCIDNSGAAIVECAMVIGQKRHASIGDRIVVVVQKQRDAGAAGMAAASGAKVKRGDIRHAVVVRTKQKVTRRDGSCIKFDDNACVLINKSGDPIGSRINGVVGMELRKKKWSRILSMAPSQA; encoded by the exons ATGATTCAACTAAAG AGCATGCTCAACTGCATCGACAACTCTGGCGCCGCCATTGTTGAATGCGCCATGGTCATCGGCCAGAAGAGACACGCCTCGATCG GCGACCGGATCGTGGTGGTTGTGCAGAAGCAAAGAGATGCGGGAGCTGCCGGCATGGCCGCCGCCTCGGGTGCCAAGGTCAAGCGTGGTGATATCAGACATGCCGTCGTTGTGCGGACGAAGCAAAAGGTCACCCGGAGAGACGGAAGCTGCATCAAGTTCGACGACAACGCCTGCGTTTTGATCAACAAGTCTGGCGACCCTATCGGATCCCGTATCAACGGCGTCGTGGGCATGGAGTTGCGCAAGAAGAAGTGGAGCAGAATCCTCAGCATGGCCCCCTCGCAGGCATAA
- the set9 gene encoding histone lysine methyltransferase Set9 (COG:B; EggNog:ENOG503NYMN) codes for MPPQSQAQGKKKLTLAQLAAYDDILTDALIDHTYYWTTIPKNRTSYHPSRGVREEEIAKLIQTHLIINSDLKTAEEKLLATDGLKRFYNGLKTSKEKDDFKAHMRRYMSTYLPDCPFEVSATNRYTIVTYEASIAARRFIRRNETIKYLAGIQVTITPEEEADMASRKKDFSLVVSSRSKSTSLFMGPARFANHDCDANARLVTCGQAGIEIIACRDIGVGEEITVSYSESYFGEDNCECLCQTCEARQVNGWQQDEGGTSVKRSIEDDLAASQGYSFRRRLRDESVAGSGSRTPSVTPDIRPRVLKKRGSQMVLSDRQSTSESTEGSGPGRKRGAAALGTPPITPAKRLKTMQYDLPPTTSGSPISRSSSESELSRSPLASEAGSANLTDVTTPASDSADGLILSPEPTPIKQAIEILRNEQPTAEIDVQQLPESISPVPHKSYGFPTILPTTEVTPPAEELNNTEATKATPPVEEVVPMPPPSDVAAPTTLVGKAKGSKKRQAAQQRSPRPAQKRRVPGDYTLTPLLLSEPETAWIHCTNCNTAFVQKDAYFTRANCPRCERHSKLYGYVWPKTQPAGKNDKEERILDHRVINRFLDPEDEARARGKKGWRAGSQRESTMDTEGGSNPPQRGRARIRESLVPKAEGATAAALDGVRRSGRARRASAKVIGDA; via the coding sequence ATGCCTCCCCAGTCACAAGCCcagggaaagaagaagctcacgCTTGCACAGCTAGCTGCTTACGACGACATTTTAACCGATGCTCTAATCGACCACACTTATTACTGGACAACCATTCCCAAAAATCGCACATCTTACCATCCTTCCCGGGGCGTCAGAGAGGAGGAAATCGCCAAGCTCATCCAGActcacctcatcatcaactccgATCTCAAGACCGCCGAAGAGAAACTGCTTGCGACCGACGGCCTAAAGCGATTCTACAATGGTCTCAAAACATCCAAGGAAAAGGATGACTTCAAAGCCCACATGCGGCGCTACATGTCGACCTACCTGCCAGATTGCCCTTTCGAGGTCAGTGCAACCAATCGCTACACCATCGTCACGTATGAGGCCAGCATCGCAGCCCGGCGCTTCATCAGGCGCAACGAGACGATCAAATACCTGGCCGGAATCCAGGTGACAATCAcccccgaggaggaggcagacaTGGCATCTCGCAAAAAGGACTTTAGTCTAGTGGtcagcagcaggagcaagTCAACCAGCTTATTCATGGGGCCTGCTCGATTTGCCAATCACGATTGCGACGCGAATGCCCGGCTCGTTACTTGCGGCCAGGCAGGGATTGAGATCATCGCATGCAGGGACATTGGCGTGGGCGAGGAGATCACAGTCAGCTACAGCGAGAGTTACTTTGGAGAGGACAATTGCGAGTGCTTGTGCCAGACGTGCGAGGCGAGACAGGTCAATGGCTGGCAGCAAGATGAGGGGGGCACTTCGGTGAAGAGAAGCATCGAGGATGATTTGGCGGCGTCACAGGGCTACTCTTTCCGGCGGAGGTTGAGAGACGAGAGTGTGGCAGGTTCAGGCTCTCGAACTCCGTCCGTCACCCCGGATATCCGCCCGAGGGTCCTCAAGAAACGGGGAAGCCAGATGGTTCTGAGCGACAGGCAGTCAACATCGGAATCGACGGAGGGCTCAGGCCCGGGGCGCAAACGAGGTGCGGCAGCGCTCGGAACCCCGCCCATTACTCCGGCTAAGCGCCTCAAAACTATGCAATATGATCTGCCACCTACAACATCCGGATCGCCAATTTCGAGAAGCAGCTCGGAATCTGAACTTTCGCGTAGTCCACTTGCATCTGAAGCCGGCAGCGCCAATCTCACCGACGTCACGACCCCCGCTTCAGACTCGGCAGATGGGCTCATTCTTTCACCTGAGCCGACGCCTATCAAGCAGGCGATCGAAATCCTAAGAAACGAGCAGCCTACAGCTGAGATAGACGTACAGCAACTGCCCGAGTCGATCTCCCCGGTGCCCCACAAGTCGTACGGCTTCCCAACAAttctccccaccaccgagGTGACCCCTCCGGCCGAAGAACTGAACAACACAGAAGCGACGAAAGCGACTCCTCCAGTAGAAGAGGTGGTTCCAATGCCACCTCCCAGTGATGTGGCCGCTCCGACAACGCTGGTAGGAAAGGCGAAGGGTTCCAAGAAGCGCCAGGCCGCTCAGCAACGGTCACCACGACCGGCACAAAAGCGTCGTGTGCCAGGAGATTACACCCTCACACCCTTACTTCTCTCAGAGCCCGAGACTGCCTGGATCCACTGCACCAACTGCAACACTGCATTTGTTCAAAAAGACGCCTACTTTACGAGAGCCAATTGCCCACGTTGCGAGCGCCACTCCAAGCTTTACGGCTACGTCTGGCCCAAGACCCAGCCAGCAGGCAAGAACGATAAAGAAGAACGCATTCTGGATCACCGTGTCATCAACCGTTTCCTGGATCCAGAGGACGAGGCGAGGGCGCGGGGGAAGAAGGGCTGGCGGGCAGGCTCACAAAGAGAGTCGACGATGGACACCGAAGGAGGAAGCAACCCTCCCCAGCGGGGTAGGGCCAGAATCAGAGAGAGTTTGGTCCCGAAGGCGGAAGGGGCAACCGCTGCTGCTCTCGATGGAGTTCGGCGGAGTGGGCGGGCTCGTAGGGCGAGCGCAAAGGTTATTGGGGATGCATAA
- a CDS encoding uncharacterized protein (EggNog:ENOG503NYQP), whose translation MADSFNEVIVEETPATQQTGDVQMTEEGDAPAAATETPAAGGSTENADLPFAESDPDDTPAPRITFLQYLRSPVVTLLIGSNDEETILTAHQGLLIQSPYFADRIAEFADDGSPRQIELPNEDLDAMGCFLEFLYTGDYFPKKIAGQRSLEKDASIPDVDYTGEQLLKHAKVYTLAEKFGLNNLKNLASSKIHCVNSTAKGEIAYARYVYEFTAKDDTSIRAPVANFWATRSHTLRAEAEDEFRNLCLEFPRFGYDVLTRVLDEKLKRERNEKMHPAAGSGRKRPRHSSATNA comes from the exons ATGGCCGACAGCTTCAACGAGGTCATTGTCGAAGAGACCCCGGCCACCCAGCAGACTGGCGACGTCCAGATGACCGAGGAAGGCGATGCGCCTGCCGCTGCCACCGAAACTCCTGCCGCTGGCGGCAGCACCGAAAATGCCGATTTGCCTTTTGCTGAGAGCGATCCCGACGATACCCCGGCGCCGCGCATTACCTTTTTGCAGTACCTGAGGAGCCCCGTCGTCACTCTGTTGATTGGTAGCAACGATGAAGAGACCATCCTGACGGCTCATCAGGGGCTGTTGATCCAGAGCCCATACTTTGCCGATCGCATCGCCGAGTTTGCCGATGATGGCAGC CCCCGCCAGATTGAGCTTCCCAACGAAGACCTCGACGCCATGGGTTGCTTCCTCGAGTTCCTCTACACGGGCGACTACTTCCCCAAGAAGATCGCCGGCCAGCGCAGCCTGGAGAAGGACGCCTCGATCCCCGACGTGGACTACACCGGGGAGCAGCTCCTCAAGCACGCCAAGGTTTACACTCTGGCCGAGAAGTTTggcctcaacaacctcaagaaCTTGGCGTCGAGCAAGATCCACTGCGTCAACTCCACCGCCAAGGGCGAGATCGCCTACGCGCGATACGTCTACGAGTTCACGGCCAAGGACGACACGAGCATCCGCGCTCCTGTTGCCAACTTTTGGGCCACGAGATCGCACACGCTGcgcgccgaggccgaggacgagTTCAGGAACTTGTGCTTGGAGTTTCCTCGGTTTGGTTACGATGTTCTTA CCCGCGTCTTggacgagaagctcaagcGGGAGCGCAACGAGAAGATGCACCCCGCTgccgggagcgggaggaagAGACCTCGTCACAGCAGCGCCACCAATGCTTAA